CACCCCTTGCAATTGCGCGCGCACGAAGTTGGCGTGCGCCATGTCGAACTTGTCCTGCGCCTTTTCCACCGTCACCACCTTGCCGCCCAGCGCCTGCACGGCGCGCGCCAGCCACAGGGTGGAATAGCCGTTCGAGGTGCCGATTTCCAGCACCCGCCGCGCGCCGCGCGCGTGCACCAGCATGGCCAGCAATTCGCCCGTGTCGCGCGTGATGTTGAGCATGCGGCTGGCGCGCTCCGTCTGCGCCGCGTCATTGGTGTTGCCGAATGCTTCCAGTTCACTCAACAAAGTATCGATGTCAGGCATGGCGGCTCCTTATCCAAAGCGCCAGCATAGCAAAAATACTACGCTTGCGCGCGCCTCAACGGGCGTTTCAGGGTTTGCACCATCAGCACGCCCAGCAAGGTCACGCCGCCGCCGATCACATCGTAGCTGTGCAAGGTTTCACCGAGGAACAGCATGGCGATGATCACCGTAAACACGGGCAGCAGATTCATCAAGGTCGTCGCGCGGCTCGGGCCCAGCTTGGCCAGGCCATGCATCCACAAGAACGGCGCGATGATCGAGGCGGGAATGCCGGCAAACAGCACCAGCGGCAAGCCGGCGCTGGTGACGGGCGGCGCGGACTGGCTCAGGTAGTACACGAACAGCACGGGCACGGCGCACCAGACCTGGATCAGCAAGGAATGCCAGTTATTCATGGGAATCTTCCAGCGCTTGAGCAGCACGCCGTAACCCGCATACGACAGGCAAGCCAGCAGCATCAGCGCGTCGCCCACGGCCGCGCCATGGGCCAGCAGGGCGGCCGGGTCGCCATGGCTGAGCAGATAGCCGAGTCCCAGCAAGGACACGATACCGCCAAACACGCCGCCCACCGTCGGCGCCTCACCCAGCAGCAGCACGGACAGGCCCACGGCCAGCAGCGGCATCATCGACGCCAGAATGCCCATGTTCGTCGCCGTCGTCGTTTGCGCGGCGATGTAGGCCAGGCATTGATACATGACCATGCCCAGCATGCCCAGCACAAACAGTTTGCCCAGATACGGTTTCACCACGGACCGCTGCTTCCATACAGGGCGGGCAAACACGAGCGCCAGCAGCACGCCGGCCAGCAGCCAGCGGTAGAACGAGATGGCGGCCGGGTCGATCACGCCGACAGCCATCTTGCTGACGATGGTATTGATGGCCCAGATCAGCACGGCGATCACGGGAAACAGATAATGCTTGGCTTTCATGCAAGTAACTCCAGTATTCAAGACTGCCATTTTCGCACGGTCCGATTCCATGGATATAATGCATATCGGACAAACGATGCGAAGAACCGGACAAAGGCACCATGGCCAGCAACCAGCATTTCCCTGCCGTCTCCGACGCCCTGCCCTATCCCGTGTATTTCCGCCTCGACGATTATCACGCGCACCAGCAGTTCGATTACCAGAGCCATCCCTGGGGACAGCTCACGTATTGCTCCACGGGCGTGATGGAAATCACGGTGGCGGGCCAGCGTTATCTGTCGCCGCCCCAGTACGCCGTGTGGATACCGCCCGAGACCCTGCATGACGGCTATATCCGCCAGGATGTCGTGTTTCACTCGGCCTACATCGACGCCAGCCTGTGCGAGGGGCTGCCAGCGCAGCCGTGCGCGCTGGTATTGAGTCCCTTGCTCAAAGCCATACTCGGCGACTTTGCCGAGCGCAACGTCACCACGCCCGCCACCGAAGCCGACCAGCGCCTGGCGCAAGTGCTGGTGGACCAGCTGCGGCTGGCGCCGTGCAGCCGCAACTACCTGCCCGGCAGCGACGAGCCCGTCATCGCGGCGCTGCTGGCCGCCCTGCAGGCGGAGCCCGGCAGTAACCGCTCACTGGCGCAGTGGGCCGTGCAACTGCATGTTACCGAGCGCACCCTGGCGCGCCGCTGCCAGCGCGAACTGGGCATGCCGTTCGGCGAATGGCGCCAGCGCCAGCGTTTCCTGGCAGCCCTGCCCCTGCTGGAACAGGGAGACACCGTGCAGGCGATTGCGCTGGAACTGGGCTACAGCACGGCGTCCGCCTTCATCGCCATGTTCCGCCGCCAGAGCGGCGGCACGCCCGACCAGTTCCGCCGCGGCCTGCGCTGACAAAGGGGGTCCGCTTTGTCATGCTTTGTCATATGGGGATGCTAAAATTCAAACATCTTTCCAGAGAGCAAAAGGACGCGCATGAACCCCAGCACCGAAACGGCCCATGAAGAAACCCCAGGCAGCGAGGATGCGCCGCAGGTGACGGAGACAGCCGCGACGGCGCCAGCGCCCCTCCGCCTCGACAAGGAAGACATCCCCACCGTGCTGGGCAAGCTGCGCACCCTGGTGCAGGACAAGACGCG
Above is a genomic segment from Janthinobacterium sp. 64 containing:
- a CDS encoding DMT family transporter, with translation MKAKHYLFPVIAVLIWAINTIVSKMAVGVIDPAAISFYRWLLAGVLLALVFARPVWKQRSVVKPYLGKLFVLGMLGMVMYQCLAYIAAQTTTATNMGILASMMPLLAVGLSVLLLGEAPTVGGVFGGIVSLLGLGYLLSHGDPAALLAHGAAVGDALMLLACLSYAGYGVLLKRWKIPMNNWHSLLIQVWCAVPVLFVYYLSQSAPPVTSAGLPLVLFAGIPASIIAPFLWMHGLAKLGPSRATTLMNLLPVFTVIIAMLFLGETLHSYDVIGGGVTLLGVLMVQTLKRPLRRAQA
- a CDS encoding AraC family transcriptional regulator encodes the protein MASNQHFPAVSDALPYPVYFRLDDYHAHQQFDYQSHPWGQLTYCSTGVMEITVAGQRYLSPPQYAVWIPPETLHDGYIRQDVVFHSAYIDASLCEGLPAQPCALVLSPLLKAILGDFAERNVTTPATEADQRLAQVLVDQLRLAPCSRNYLPGSDEPVIAALLAALQAEPGSNRSLAQWAVQLHVTERTLARRCQRELGMPFGEWRQRQRFLAALPLLEQGDTVQAIALELGYSTASAFIAMFRRQSGGTPDQFRRGLR
- a CDS encoding O-methyltransferase, with the protein product MPDIDTLLSELEAFGNTNDAAQTERASRMLNITRDTGELLAMLVHARGARRVLEIGTSNGYSTLWLARAVQALGGKVVTVEKAQDKFDMAHANFVRAQLQGVIGQLLADAGDVLRDAADGAYDVIFLDSARQQYALWWPQLDRALAAGGVLVVDNASSHYADMAGFIEAIRADSRYTTCLATVGKGEFIAVKAGN